From Alloacidobacterium dinghuense:
AAGCGCGACTGGACGATACGCCACTCGGTGATGAAGCGCTCGCGCTCGTCGACAGCGAGCGTGCGAAGATGGAACTTCTCCACTCGCTGTTGCCGCTCCAGCAGAACCGTTTCCGCACGAGTGGCGCCTTGCTCTTTGACGACCCGCTCGTATTCAGGGCCAAAATTCTTACGCAGCACCACAGTGCGTTGACGTTTCCGCATTACTGCCCAGACAACGATAAGCAGAGCGATCACTGCCACCGCTATGACGACGATTATCTTGGGATCCATGCTGCCTCCGCTGTTAAAAGGGATGCCTCCCTTTGGTCGCCTGTTGTACTGGATTCCCATTTCACCCCCACCGAGTCGCATGCGATACTCAAAGAGAATGTACAATCGCGTCGTTTTGAAGCTTTCTGGAGAAGCGCTGGCCGCAGGACGCGGCTTTGGCGTTGACGGTGACCGCGTCCACGAAATCGCTGGCGAAATTGCCGAGGTCAGGGACTTGGGAGTGGATATCGCTATTGTGGTTGGCGGCGGGAACTTCTTTCGCGGCGTGGCCGAGCAGGCCAAGGAAATGGATCGCGTCTCGGCTGACCATATGGGCATGCTGGCTACGGTCATCAATGCGCTGGCTATTCAGGACGCACTGGAGAAATGCGGCGTACATGCGCGGGTGATGTCGGCGATTGAGATGCATCAGGTTTGCGAGCCTTACATCCGGCGACGGGCGATTCGGCACTTGGAAAAGGGTCGTGTGGTGATTTTTGCCGCTGGCACCGGAAATCCGTACTTTTCCACAGATACGGCGGCATCTTTGCGAGCCATGGAGATCAAGGCGGACGTCTTATTGAAAGCGACCAAAGTGGAAGGCATCTACGATGCTGACCCGGTCATCAAAACCGATGCTGTGAAATTTGAGCAGATTACGTATATGGACATCCTGCGGTTGGGCTTGAAAGTAATGGATACGACCGCAGTTAGCCTGTGCAAAGACAACAATCTGCCCATGATTATCTTCAACATGAACCGGCCGGGAAATATCCGACGCGTAATCAGCGGGGAGAAGGTCGGGTCACTGGTGACAGCCTGAGTTTAGAGACGCAATACGCCTCCTCGGCTGCAGTGCTGGAGCAGCCTGCAGAGATACTGCATCCCTCCCCTGAGGCTGGCGCCGCAGTAGAAGTTATAAAACCTGCAAAGAAATCGTTATTACCGGCGCTGTCCGGCCTGCGCGCCTTCGCTGCTCTGAATATCGTCTTTTACCACTTTTCGAATCCGAAGTGGTTTGGACCGTTCGCTCCTATCGTTGACAACGGGTATACGTCGGTCAGCTTCTTCCTGCTGATGTCGGGCTTCATTCTCGCGTATAACTACAGCGACCGCGCGCAGAGTGGTCAGTTCAAAGTCAAGCATTTCTGGATTGCTCGCTTCTCGCGGCTTTATCCCGTATACATCTTCGCCCTGATTGTTTCGCTCGGCATGCTGATGGCCGAGTGGCATGTGCGAACCCATGGCGAGTTTGCGCTTGGCGTGGTTCTTACGCCCCTGCTTTTGCAGGGATGGATTCCGAAGCTGGCGACTTTCTGGAATACGCCGGCGTGGACGATGTGCACCGAAGGCTTCTTCTACTTGATTTTCCCGGTGGTGGTCTGCTGGCAGCGTCCGCAACGGTGGCGTGGTCTGATTGGTCTGCTCGCTCTACTCTGGGTTG
This genomic window contains:
- the pyrH gene encoding UMP kinase, which encodes MYNRVVLKLSGEALAAGRGFGVDGDRVHEIAGEIAEVRDLGVDIAIVVGGGNFFRGVAEQAKEMDRVSADHMGMLATVINALAIQDALEKCGVHARVMSAIEMHQVCEPYIRRRAIRHLEKGRVVIFAAGTGNPYFSTDTAASLRAMEIKADVLLKATKVEGIYDADPVIKTDAVKFEQITYMDILRLGLKVMDTTAVSLCKDNNLPMIIFNMNRPGNIRRVISGEKVGSLVTA
- a CDS encoding acyltransferase family protein, with the translated sequence MLEQPAEILHPSPEAGAAVEVIKPAKKSLLPALSGLRAFAALNIVFYHFSNPKWFGPFAPIVDNGYTSVSFFLLMSGFILAYNYSDRAQSGQFKVKHFWIARFSRLYPVYIFALIVSLGMLMAEWHVRTHGEFALGVVLTPLLLQGWIPKLATFWNTPAWTMCTEGFFYLIFPVVVCWQRPQRWRGLIGLLALLWVAGMFLPTLYTLLQPDGPHPGRYTDSFWMRALKFSPPPHVPAFLFGIVLADVDARISRANRWRLLLGILGVGAIYTVLYYGDLMPFALMHDGLLMPLFGLAILGLAGHNIVARFFGFWPFVAVGQASYCLYILHFNLWDLIHKSHMLEATHLIAFDPWISYGLLVAGALLTMKLIEKPTQKWIRGLVR